The following are encoded in a window of Rosa chinensis cultivar Old Blush chromosome 4, RchiOBHm-V2, whole genome shotgun sequence genomic DNA:
- the LOC112196309 gene encoding pneumococcal serine-rich repeat protein — protein sequence MMEGIKGSGGGKVAIGVGNGVGHDQIIQDQDMGDGMQCSDHPYRNNPGGICAFCLQEKLGKLVSSSFPLPVRNSASSSSSPSFRSDITGATNAGGVSVAAPSSTSLSLSLSVRPKANGESFHHDEYYTRRARISFLLARKKKKVTANASSDSQSRATDMVFKRSKSTATPRRGHFMDAADDFSPRKRNGFWSFLYHHHKTSKKIDNKSFRDNSKISSSSSFASSATATTAAAGRDKSLGSSVRNKAETAVGDVEDDSSPNSQATASASSFERKVSRSRSVGCGSRSFSGDFFERISTGFGDCTLRRVESQREGKPKHSSSSAVRNGAERVKCGGLFSGFMMTSSSSSSSSSSYWVSSSAEDMNGKPMSGGPGPLVNGRSRSSWGWAFASPMRAFSKPSSKDGKRDIIRQANTSDKNTTPNLSAIPSLLSVRG from the coding sequence ATGATGGAAGGAATCAAAGGCTCAGGAGGAGGGAAGGTTGCCATTGGTGTTGGCAATGGTGTTGGTCACGACCAGATTATTCAGGATCAAGACATGGGAGATGGAATGCAGTGCAGTGACCATCCTTACAGAAACAACCCAGGTGGGATCTGCGCTTTCTGTCTCCAAGAGAAGCTCGGCAAGCTCGTCTCTTCCTCCTTCCCTCTCCCCGTTCGTAACTCcgcctcttcttcctcctctccttCTTTTAGATCTGACATCACCGGCGCCACCAATGCCGGCGGTGTCAGCGTCGCCGCTCCTTCCTCTACCTCCCTCTCGCTCTCGCTCTCGGTCCGTCCCAAAGCCAACGGCGAGTCGTTTCATCACGACGAGTATTACACCCGGCGGGCCAGGATCTCGTTCCTTCTGgccaggaagaagaagaaggtgactGCTAATGCTTCCTCTGATAGTCAGAGCCGCGCCACCGATATGGTTTTCAAGAGGAGCAAGTCGACCGCAACGCCTCGGAGGGGCCATTTCATGGATGCTGCTGACGACTTTAGCCCCAGAAAGAGGAATGGGTTCTGGTCCTTTCTCTACCACCACCACAAAACTTCCAAGAAAATCGACAACAAGAGCTTCAGAGACAACTCcaagatttcttcctcctcctccttcgcaTCTTCGGCCACAGCAACAACAGCAGCAGCTGGAAGGGACAAGTCTTTGGGCTCTTCTGTGAGGAATAAAGCCGAAACCGCGGTGGGTGACGTTGAAGACGACAGCAGTCCCAACAGCCAAGCCACTGCTTCAGCCTCTTCGTTCGAGCGGAAGGTCTCCAGATCCAGATCTGTCGGCTGCGGCAGCCGGAGCTTCTCCGGCGACTTTTTCGAGCGGATCTCGACTGGTTTCGGCGACTGCACTCTCAGAAGGGTCGAGTCTCAAAGAGAAGGCAAGCCTAAACACTCTTCATCATCAGCAGTTCGCAACGGCGCCGAGCGTGTCAAATGTGGTGGGCTTTTCAGTGGGTTCATGAtgacttcatcttcttcatcctcttcgTCTTCCTCGTATTGGGTTTCCTCCTCAGCCGAAGACATGAACGGGAAGCCAATGTCCGGTGGTCCCGGGCCGCTAGTCAACGGGAGAAGCAGGAGCAGCTGGGGTTGGGCCTTCGCTAGCCCCATGAGAGCTTTCAGCAAACCTTCTTCGAAAGACGGGAAGAGGGACATTATTAGACAAGCGAATACTTCAGATAAGAACACCACCCCCAACTTGTCTGCAATTCCTTCCTTGCTATCTGTGAGAGGTTGA
- the LOC112200329 gene encoding late embryogenis abundant protein 41, with protein sequence MASCLSKANILPLAASIHRRGFAAASHGSVAAGYGMAGSRSAMVRKLEERVGMKEESSSAWTPDPRTGYYRPANRGDEIDPVELREMLLNQKVRQQ encoded by the exons ATGGCTTCCTGTCTCTCAAAAGCAAATATCCTTCCCCTTGCCGCCTCCATTCATCG ACGAGGTTTCGCGGCTGCATCACATGGCTCAGTGGCAGCTGGATATGGAATGGCAGGGTCCAGGAGTGCTATGGTGAGGAAGCTGGAAGAGCGGGTTGGGATGAAGGAAGAGTCTTCGTCTGCTTGGACACCGGATCCTCGAACCGGGTACTACAGGCCGGCTAATAGGGGGGATGAGATCGACCCAGTGGAGCTCCGGGAAATGCTCTTGAACCAGAAAGTGAGGCAGCAGTAA
- the LOC112200332 gene encoding phylloplanin, translating into MASFKTLVFVSLLVIAALAVVPIAKAQLGGLGGLTAGLLGLIRIQGTLFCTANGRVSNAGASLTPVFPNATVQLQCGSGNVVSTAITNTSGLFSIVLDPLQFLLSSLLSNCKLVVSTPLSSCNSSLSGTTILQSTLQLIGTTLAGLLSIINLIPAGFSPIIN; encoded by the exons ATGGCCTCCTTCAAAACACTTGTCTTTGTGTCGCTCTTGGTTATTGCTGCACTGGCAGTAGTTCCAATCGCCAAAGCCCAACTTGGTGGGCTCGGTGGTCTCACGGCCGGGCTTCTTGGGCTAATACGCATACAAGGGACTCTGTTTTGCACGGCCAATGGCCGTGTCAGTAATGCTGGCGCCTCCCTTACACCAGTATTCCCAA ATGCTACAGTCCAATTGCAATGTGGATCAGGAAATGTGGTATCTACCGCTATTACGAATACCTCAGGACTCTTTTCAATCGTGCTAGATCCTCTCCAGTTTCTTCTGTCTTCACTATTGTCTAATTGCAAGCTCGTTGTTAGCACACCACTCTCCAGCTGCAACTCTAGTTTGTCTGGAACCACGATACTCCAATCTACCTTGCAGCTCATTGGAACAACCCTCGCGGGCCTCCTCAGCATCATCAATCTCATTCCAGCCGGCTTCAGCCCCATCATTAATTAA